A DNA window from Chryseobacterium sp. MEBOG06 contains the following coding sequences:
- a CDS encoding M91 family zinc metallopeptidase, with amino-acid sequence MLFHHQKKLYLSDLIDFFSQEGNDVTIRSNVDSENHYGYGTGGIVVNGEKVPLPTTEGMQDAETYIVLGHEMGHAKSDLKKEKNAMDDWYKTNSGKSITIDEINATHIENKIRKAAGLPLRTLYNPYRNDTSLLTKDNKKSLYIDKKENYPTKEKVKENYEY; translated from the coding sequence TTGCTCTTTCATCATCAAAAAAAATTATATTTATCCGATCTTATCGATTTCTTTTCTCAAGAAGGAAATGATGTAACGATCAGATCAAATGTTGATAGTGAAAATCATTATGGCTACGGGACTGGAGGAATTGTGGTAAATGGTGAAAAAGTTCCCCTACCTACAACTGAAGGGATGCAAGATGCTGAAACTTATATTGTATTGGGGCACGAAATGGGACATGCTAAGTCAGACTTGAAAAAGGAAAAGAATGCAATGGATGACTGGTATAAAACTAATAGCGGAAAATCAATAACTATTGATGAAATAAATGCCACACATATAGAGAATAAAATTAGAAAAGCAGCAGGTCTTCCTTTAAGAACACTCTATAACCCATACAGGAATGATACTTCGTTGTTGACAAAAGATAATAAAAAGAGTTTGTACATTGATAAAAAAGAAAATTATCCCACTAAAGAAAAAGTTAAAGAGAATTATGAATATTAA
- a CDS encoding RHS repeat-associated core domain-containing protein codes for MVVIITKPLLLSGGFVYEKLYIHSENNKYIYQYKDHLGNARVSFAKDKTSVLEITDINNYYAFGMNHIGGVKGLLGGYMNYKYNGKELQETGMYDYGARMYMPDIGRWGVVDPLSEKGHNFSPYNYAINNPVRFIDPDGMWISITDGQNTYRYSNGQTQHQVDGKWVTIDKNVKLSDNVIGIVSGLSALENGGDTGKDLVSYFDNDKHDVNIMYDKGNAGDAGISSSDPIKIDPKKSTQTPTTNGLTESPFFVSLGHELGHKRDESNYLFNGSWFGVSRGEIFASHWENMIRAENGLPLRSSYSTNPKIFGGLDLQTVLIDCTGNSLYYNHYGKPLDNTSGDDRLNAARSVYGTAASSVLKGRYNYYDNAKRTKKK; via the coding sequence ATGGTTGTTATAATAACAAAACCACTACTATTGAGTGGTGGTTTTGTATATGAAAAACTATATATTCATTCTGAAAACAATAAATATATTTATCAGTATAAAGACCACCTTGGAAATGCCAGGGTAAGTTTTGCAAAAGACAAAACAAGCGTTCTTGAAATAACGGATATCAATAATTATTACGCATTTGGAATGAATCATATTGGAGGAGTGAAAGGCTTGTTAGGAGGTTATATGAATTACAAGTATAATGGTAAAGAGCTGCAGGAAACGGGAATGTATGATTATGGCGCAAGGATGTATATGCCGGATATCGGTAGATGGGGAGTTGTTGATCCGCTAAGTGAAAAGGGACATAATTTTTCTCCGTACAATTATGCTATAAATAATCCGGTACGTTTTATTGATCCAGACGGAATGTGGATTAGTATTACAGATGGACAAAATACTTACCGTTATTCTAATGGACAAACCCAACACCAAGTAGACGGAAAATGGGTAACAATTGACAAAAATGTAAAATTATCAGATAATGTAATAGGAATTGTTTCAGGTTTATCAGCATTAGAAAATGGTGGAGATACAGGAAAAGATTTGGTATCATATTTTGATAATGATAAACATGATGTGAATATTATGTATGATAAAGGAAATGCTGGAGATGCAGGGATTAGTTCATCAGATCCTATCAAAATAGATCCAAAAAAATCAACACAAACTCCAACGACCAATGGTCTTACAGAGTCTCCATTCTTTGTGAGCCTTGGGCACGAGTTAGGTCATAAAAGAGATGAAAGTAATTATTTGTTTAATGGAAGTTGGTTTGGGGTAAGTAGAGGAGAAATTTTTGCTTCACATTGGGAGAATATGATTCGTGCTGAAAATGGTTTGCCTTTAAGGTCTTCATACTCAACAAATCCGAAAATTTTTGGAGGTTTAGATTTACAAACTGTTTTAATTGACTGTACTGGAAATAGTCTTTACTATAATCACTATGGAAAACCGTTAGATAATACATCGGGAGATGATAGATTAAACGCAGCAAGATCAGTATATGGAACAGCCGCTTCATCAGTTTTAAAAGGAAGATATAATTATTATGACAATGCTAAACGAACAAAAAAGAAATAA